A genomic region of [Eubacterium] eligens ATCC 27750 contains the following coding sequences:
- a CDS encoding HlyC/CorC family transporter, translating into MDTDSIIQLIAIVILLVLSAFFSSAETSFITVNRIKVLSLVEEGNKRAALVIKIIDQPAKMLSAVLIGNNIVNISCSALATSFTISVWGNKATGIVTGVLTLLVLIFGEITPKNTANMYATNMAMAYAPIIWVLMIVLTPVIFIVDHLAGFFLWLLRIDNNKKKDIFTEDEIRTIVNVSQQEGVIESNEKKIINNLFDFGDSTAKDVMIPRIDMTLADVSSSYDDIISLFRQTMYTRIPIYENTPDNVIGILNIKDLIVNPSDNDTFNIRNIIRKPFFTFEQKNTSDLFKEMQLSSTSIAIVLSEYGTTSGMITTEDLLEEIVGEIRDEYDTDEKEALSKINDTTYRVDGSFKLDDLNDELGTKLESEDNDSVGGLIVERLDRLPKAGDKITVGNVWMFVEKVASNRAESVIVKIIPEKKDETKKAN; encoded by the coding sequence TTGGATACGGATAGTATCATCCAACTTATTGCAATTGTTATTTTATTGGTTTTATCAGCATTTTTCTCATCTGCAGAGACTTCATTTATCACTGTGAACAGAATCAAAGTGCTGTCTTTAGTTGAAGAGGGTAATAAGAGGGCTGCTCTTGTAATTAAGATTATTGACCAGCCGGCAAAGATGCTCTCTGCTGTTCTTATTGGCAATAACATAGTCAATATCAGCTGTTCTGCATTAGCTACATCATTTACAATCAGTGTATGGGGTAATAAAGCGACAGGTATTGTTACCGGTGTTCTTACGCTTCTTGTTCTTATATTTGGTGAGATTACACCTAAGAATACAGCCAACATGTATGCCACTAATATGGCAATGGCTTATGCTCCTATAATATGGGTGCTTATGATTGTTCTTACACCTGTTATATTCATAGTAGACCACCTTGCAGGCTTCTTCTTATGGTTATTAAGAATTGACAATAACAAGAAGAAAGATATATTTACTGAGGATGAGATACGAACCATTGTTAATGTAAGCCAGCAGGAAGGTGTAATTGAATCTAATGAAAAGAAAATCATTAATAACCTTTTTGATTTTGGTGATTCAACAGCTAAAGATGTTATGATTCCAAGGATTGATATGACTCTTGCTGATGTCAGCTCATCATATGATGATATAATTTCTCTGTTCAGGCAGACAATGTATACACGTATTCCTATTTATGAGAATACACCTGATAATGTAATTGGCATTCTTAATATTAAGGATTTAATTGTCAATCCTTCTGATAACGATACATTTAACATAAGGAACATTATCAGAAAGCCATTCTTTACATTTGAGCAGAAGAATACTTCTGACCTGTTTAAGGAAATGCAGTTAAGTTCAACAAGCATTGCCATTGTCCTTAGTGAATATGGAACAACATCAGGAATGATTACTACCGAAGACCTGCTTGAAGAGATTGTTGGTGAAATTCGTGATGAATATGATACTGACGAAAAGGAAGCTTTATCTAAGATTAATGATACTACATACAGAGTTGATGGCTCATTTAAGCTTGACGATTTAAACGATGAGCTTGGTACTAAGCTCGAGTCGGAAGATAACGATTCAGTTGGTGGACTTATCGTTGAAAGACTTGACAGACTTCCTAAAGCCGGTGATAAAATCACTGTTGGTAATGTCTGGATGTTTGTCGAAAAGGTTGCTTCTAACAGAGCTGAATCTGTTATTGTAAAGATTATACCTGAGAAGAAAGACGAAACTAAAAAAGCTAATTAA
- a CDS encoding TIGR04086 family membrane protein: MDYIRKMVKSLIAGYVITLLMLGLLTYLMKKFILDEKAVDNIIFGIYVAGSFTGAMLSAWMIKRRRVAAGIIYGAVYITVLLVIAAIMKKQAPDSSNNIAMSVAACVAAGAFGGFFSP, translated from the coding sequence ATGGATTATATAAGAAAAATGGTGAAATCTCTTATTGCAGGATATGTAATAACGCTGCTTATGCTCGGACTTCTTACATATCTTATGAAAAAATTTATACTTGATGAAAAAGCAGTTGATAATATTATATTTGGAATATATGTGGCAGGAAGCTTTACTGGTGCAATGCTTAGTGCATGGATGATAAAAAGGAGGAGAGTGGCTGCAGGAATTATATATGGAGCAGTGTATATTACAGTGTTATTGGTAATAGCTGCAATAATGAAGAAACAGGCACCGGACAGTAGTAATAATATCGCCATGTCAGTAGCTGCATGTGTGGCTGCAGGGGCATTTGGTGGATTTTTCAGTCCATAA
- a CDS encoding deoxyguanosinetriphosphate triphosphohydrolase: MNIREEQEKREHLIFSPYASFSDESRGRDRDEEPCPMRTIYQRDRDRIIHCKTFRRLKHKTQVFLAPEGDHYRTRLTHTLEVAQIARSIARALNLNEDLTEAIALGHDLGHTPFGHAGERTLNSLCPMGFAHYKQSIRVVEFLEKDGQGLNLTWEVRDGILNHRTSGNPSTLEGKAVRLSDKIAYINHDIDDGIRAGILKESDIPSEYTDVLGNSTKERLNTMISDIIMNSIGKNDLVMSEPVHKAMTELRKFMFESLYLNPTAKSEEAKADKLITELYRYYVANTDKLPDTYKRFITEFDERPEQVVCDYIAGMSDQYSISKFQEIFVPKAWKG, translated from the coding sequence ATGAACATTAGAGAGGAACAGGAAAAGAGGGAACATCTGATATTCAGCCCATATGCAAGCTTTTCTGACGAGTCAAGAGGACGCGACAGAGATGAAGAACCATGTCCTATGAGGACTATATATCAGAGAGACAGAGACAGAATTATTCATTGTAAGACATTCAGGCGTTTAAAGCATAAGACTCAGGTGTTTCTTGCACCAGAGGGAGACCATTATAGAACAAGACTGACTCATACCTTAGAGGTTGCCCAGATTGCAAGAAGTATAGCAAGGGCACTTAATCTTAATGAAGATCTGACAGAAGCTATTGCATTGGGGCATGACCTTGGACATACACCTTTTGGACATGCAGGTGAGAGAACACTTAATTCTTTATGTCCAATGGGATTTGCTCATTACAAACAGAGTATAAGAGTTGTTGAATTTCTTGAAAAGGATGGTCAGGGACTTAATCTTACATGGGAAGTGCGTGATGGAATATTGAATCATAGAACATCAGGCAATCCATCAACTCTTGAAGGAAAAGCAGTAAGACTATCAGATAAGATAGCGTATATTAATCATGATATAGATGATGGAATAAGAGCAGGGATATTGAAGGAAAGCGACATTCCTTCAGAATATACTGATGTTCTTGGTAATTCAACCAAGGAAAGACTTAATACCATGATTAGCGATATTATAATGAACAGCATAGGAAAGAATGATCTTGTAATGTCAGAGCCTGTACATAAAGCAATGACAGAATTAAGAAAATTCATGTTTGAAAGTCTGTATCTTAATCCGACAGCTAAAAGTGAGGAAGCGAAAGCAGATAAGCTGATAACAGAATTGTACAGATACTATGTTGCGAATACAGACAAACTGCCGGATACATATAAGAGATTTATAACAGAATTTGACGAAAGACCGGAGCAGGTTGTGTGTGATTATATAGCTGGCATGAGTGACCAGTATTCAATAAGTAAGTTTCAGGAAATCTTTGTACCAAAGGCCTGGAAGGGATGA
- the dnaG gene encoding DNA primase: MYSREVIDEVISRNDIVDVISGYVKLKKNGSSYTGLCPFHNEKSPSFSVSGQRQLYHCFGCGAGGNVITFVMEYENMTFLEAVKMLGERAGVALPQTSMSEEDRKERGIRDRLLEINKIAATYYYRQLRSENGKAGLDYLKKRELSDSTINSFGLGYATQSTGNLYKLLKDKGYDDDILKESGLFTYERGIHEKFWNRVIFPIMDINNKVIGFGGRVMGDAKPKYLNSPETRLFDKSRNLYGLNIARTSRKPNMIICEGYMDVISMHQAGFNQAVASLGTALTPGHARLLKRYTDNVLITYDSDEAGVKAALRAIPILKEAGLSTKVINMRPYKDPDEFIKAMGAEAFQERIDNAENSFMYEIGTMLRNYDRGDPESETAFEREVAAKLVTFKEKLERDNYLKAVCRQFMIPEDGMRQMVSRLGNQEGIISRNAGAGTPQPTVERKPKKKREDGLRQAEKMLLTWLISDRDIFDKVAGYIKPEDFIDPLFSGVAEKVYEQYGTGNISPAAIIADYATTEEHTEVAAMFSADLDESLNNLEREKTLNDIVIRIKANSLNHELNKTVDPKRMQEIIIEQQKLNQIHIKL; encoded by the coding sequence ATGTATTCGAGAGAAGTAATAGATGAAGTAATATCCCGGAATGATATTGTTGATGTTATATCCGGGTATGTCAAATTGAAAAAGAATGGAAGTTCATATACCGGACTATGTCCGTTTCATAATGAGAAATCACCATCATTTTCGGTTTCAGGACAGCGGCAGTTATATCATTGTTTTGGATGCGGCGCTGGGGGTAATGTCATAACATTTGTAATGGAATATGAGAATATGACATTCTTAGAGGCAGTTAAGATGCTGGGAGAGAGAGCCGGAGTTGCACTGCCGCAGACGTCTATGTCAGAAGAAGACCGCAAAGAAAGAGGGATAAGAGACAGGCTTTTAGAGATTAATAAGATTGCTGCCACATATTATTACAGGCAGCTTAGAAGTGAGAATGGGAAAGCCGGACTTGATTATCTTAAGAAGCGTGAATTGTCTGACAGTACGATTAACAGCTTTGGACTGGGGTATGCAACACAGTCAACAGGTAATCTGTACAAGCTGTTGAAGGACAAAGGTTATGATGATGATATTCTGAAGGAATCAGGACTTTTTACTTATGAGAGAGGCATTCATGAAAAGTTCTGGAACAGAGTAATTTTTCCAATTATGGATATTAATAATAAGGTCATAGGATTTGGTGGACGAGTTATGGGTGATGCCAAGCCAAAGTACCTTAATTCACCGGAGACAAGATTGTTTGACAAGAGCCGCAATCTGTATGGACTTAATATAGCAAGAACGTCAAGAAAGCCTAACATGATAATATGTGAAGGCTATATGGATGTTATATCAATGCATCAGGCGGGCTTTAACCAGGCGGTTGCGTCACTTGGAACGGCACTGACACCGGGACATGCAAGGCTGTTAAAGAGATATACAGATAATGTGCTTATAACTTATGACAGTGATGAGGCAGGAGTTAAGGCGGCACTTCGAGCAATACCGATTCTTAAGGAAGCAGGGCTTTCAACGAAGGTAATTAATATGCGGCCATATAAGGATCCTGATGAGTTTATTAAGGCTATGGGTGCAGAGGCATTTCAGGAAAGAATTGATAATGCAGAGAACAGCTTTATGTATGAGATAGGAACCATGTTAAGAAATTACGACAGGGGGGATCCGGAAAGCGAGACTGCATTTGAAAGAGAGGTTGCAGCAAAGCTTGTTACATTTAAAGAAAAGCTGGAACGTGATAATTACCTTAAAGCAGTGTGCAGGCAGTTTATGATACCAGAAGATGGCATGAGGCAGATGGTATCAAGACTTGGTAATCAGGAAGGGATTATTTCAAGAAATGCAGGTGCAGGTACTCCGCAGCCAACTGTTGAGCGTAAGCCGAAGAAGAAGCGTGAAGATGGTTTAAGACAGGCAGAGAAAATGCTTCTTACATGGCTCATAAGTGACAGGGACATATTTGATAAGGTTGCAGGTTACATTAAGCCAGAGGATTTTATTGACCCGTTATTTTCGGGTGTGGCAGAGAAAGTATATGAACAGTATGGGACAGGAAATATAAGTCCTGCTGCAATTATAGCTGATTATGCAACAACAGAAGAACATACGGAAGTCGCAGCAATGTTTTCGGCAGACCTCGATGAGAGCCTTAATAATCTGGAAAGAGAAAAGACTCTTAATGACATTGTTATCAGAATTA